The Candidatus Bathyarchaeota archaeon genome window below encodes:
- a CDS encoding M20/M25/M40 family metallo-hydrolase: METLQLLKSLVEIESPYGRENKLARYLLDCLKEMGYDVFMEDLNVLLNPERDFIVATHFDTVKVVSPFRFDGEYAYGTGVCDAKASVTAILLALERISKPKFGVALFYDEEGEGKGSEAYSRKYKPRMALVMEPTDLTIANIQYGGLEVKIKVEGKAAHGSTPWMGVNAIEECIKLLNKFKKLENVKISVQQISGGSKEYVIPGECEMRIEFLFRPEVKASNFLNELKNICPEKTKIEVKDIYDGFISHEAAELLRRALEKVGTEIEFSEMPSWNDSINLHSVGCDSVIFGPGKLFYCHTSEERVRLKDIELAAEVLVALNSLL, translated from the coding sequence TAGACTGTTTGAAGGAAATGGGGTACGACGTGTTTATGGAAGACTTAAACGTTCTTTTGAACCCTGAAAGGGATTTCATAGTAGCAACCCACTTCGACACTGTCAAGGTTGTTTCTCCTTTCCGTTTTGACGGAGAATATGCCTACGGAACTGGTGTTTGCGATGCAAAAGCAAGCGTAACAGCTATTCTCTTAGCTTTAGAAAGAATAAGCAAGCCAAAATTTGGAGTAGCACTTTTTTATGATGAGGAAGGCGAAGGAAAAGGTTCAGAAGCTTACAGCAGGAAATATAAACCTAGAATGGCCTTGGTGATGGAGCCAACAGACCTAACCATAGCAAATATTCAATACGGTGGACTGGAAGTAAAGATAAAAGTTGAAGGAAAAGCAGCTCACGGCTCAACTCCATGGATGGGAGTAAACGCCATAGAAGAATGCATAAAACTCCTAAATAAATTCAAAAAACTGGAAAACGTCAAAATTTCAGTTCAGCAAATAAGCGGTGGAAGCAAAGAGTACGTCATTCCAGGCGAATGTGAAATGCGAATCGAATTCCTTTTTAGGCCGGAAGTGAAAGCAAGCAATTTTCTAAATGAATTAAAGAACATCTGCCCGGAAAAAACGAAAATTGAAGTGAAAGACATTTACGACGGATTTATAAGCCATGAAGCTGCCGAACTGCTTAGGAGGGCCCTAGAAAAAGTTGGAACGGAAATAGAATTTTCTGAGATGCCTTCTTGGAACGATTCAATTAACTTACATTCTGTAGGTTGCGACTCAGTTATTTTTGGGCCGGGAAAACTATTCTACTGCCACACTTCCGAGGAGAGAGTTAGGCTTAAGGATATAGAATTAGCCGCAGAAGTACTGGTTGCATTAAACAGCTTGCTTTAG